The following is a genomic window from Aquificota bacterium.
CTGCCGATTGACCTTCCACCTTTTTGTAATAGGCCTTATACTCCTTTGCCACCTTTCTTATCTCTTCCTCGGAGCCTCTTAGGCCTATAAAGGTGGGGTTAAAGTAAGGCACATAGCCTTTTAGCACCTCTTCCGTGTCCCTTTCTGGGTCCACGCTTATAAAAAGCACCTGCACCTTTTGAGCTTCTTCCGGCCTTAGATAATTCATCATCTTTGCCATTGTTTCAAGGGCTGTGGGACATACATCGGGACAGTGGGTATATCCAAAGAATATAAGCACTATCTTGCCTTGGCTGGTGTAGTCGGAGAGCCTTACCCTTTTTCCGTTATGGTCTGTTAGCTCAAAGTTGTAGGCTGGCTGGTCAAAAAGATGGCCATAGAACTCATGCTGTTTTTTACAAGAAGCTACAAAGGCCAAAAGAAGGACTATAAGAAAGGTTAATTTTCTCATAATTTAAAATTATAGCAAAGGCTTACCTTTGTGCCAAGGCCCTTTTTACTTTCTATCTTCATATCCATACCGCTCTTTTGTGCTATAAGCCTCACTATGTATAATCCAAGGCCTGAACCATCCTTATCTGTAGCCTCCCTGTAAAAAAGCTCACCCGCCTTTTCTGGATGTTCCATGCCTATGCCCTCATCCTCAACCACTATACATCCATCCTTAAAGTAAAGGCTTATCCTTGCACCCTTCTCAGAATACTTGTAAGCATTTTCTATAAGATTTCTTAAGGCCAGTTTAAAGTATTCCTTGTCCACTTCTATCTCCTTGTCCTCTTCAAGATAATCCACAAAAAAGTTTCTTTCCTCCTTTATAAACTCATACTCCTCTTCTATCTCTGCAAAAAGCTGGTTTATGCTTACCCTTTCTACCTTTAGTGGCATTTGAGATTCAAGCCTCATTATGGTGGCAAGCTGGGTTATAAGCCTTTCCATCTTTTCCGACTGGGCATATACTCTGGAGTATATTTCTCGTAGCTTTTCTTCACCATAGGCACCCATCTGCAAAAGCTCCATCTGTCCTTTTATGTAGGCCAAGGGCGTCTTTAAGGCATGGGTTATGTTCCTAATAAACTCCCTCTGCCATAAAATTATGCTTTTTAACCTTTCCACCATATTGGCATAAGCCTCTTCCAAAAGGCCAAACTCATCCCGCCTCCCACTCACCTTTATTTCTATATCCAACTGACCCTTGGATATGCGTTCTGATATATCCCTAAGGTAAGACAAAGGTTCAAGAAGTCTTTTTATTGAAAAAACCGCAAGCAAGGATGCAGGGAGAGATATAAATAGGACTAAAATAGCTGTAAAAATTAATATCCTGTGTTCTATTTTCCTTATACCTTCCAACTTTCCCAAGATTATAAGCTTGTAGTGGCCAATTTCTTTAACTATAAAAGCATATTCCTTTCCTACACCCTTCTTTTCCTTTAACATTTGCTTTATTTCTTCTTCCTCAACCTCTGGCATACTTCCTTCCAAAAAACTCTCCTTATTTAAAACTCTACCTTTTTCATCTACCAAAATGCTGGCTATTTCCCTTGATACAACGTCCTCCGCAAGGAGTTTGGCATAGAAATTGGGATTTTTATAATACTTTTTATAAAAGTCTATTAAAGGGTTTACCTGATACTCCATGTAATTGAGGGTATATTCATAAAGGCTACTTCTTATAAGCAAAAGACTAAAAAAGGAAAGTAAAAATACACTGCCTATATAAAGACTGAAGAAAAGAATTAGTGCTTTAAGCCTAACTGACATCTTCTAAGCTTAACATATAACCGTATCCTCTTACCGTTTTTATAAGCTTGTGATCCTTATCTCCAAGTTTGTTCCTTAGGTTTTTTATATAAACATCCACTATGTTAGAACCTTCACCATAAGAGTATCCCCAAACCTTGGCATATATCTCATCCCTACTAATAGCAGACCCAGCCCTCTCCATAAGAAGCTTCAAAAGGTTAAACTCCTTCTGTGTGGTGTGTATTTTACTACCCTTATAATAAACTTCAAGAGACTTTAATCTTAATTCAAGATCGCCAACCTTAAGCACCTCTGGACCATTCTTTTTGTACCTTCTTAATACAGCCCTTATCCTTGCTATAAGTTCTTTAAAAGAGAAAGGCTTTGTTATGTAATCGTCCGCACCAGCGGAAAGACCTTCCACCTTATCCTCAATTTGAGCCTTGGCCGTAAGCATGATTATGGGAATATCTTTTGTCTCTCTTATCTTTTTACAAACCCTTAGACCATCCATTTTTGGTAGCATAATGTCCAAGATCACAAGCTCGTAATCTTCTTCCATGATCTTGTTTATTGCACTGTAGCCATCCCTTACCCAATCTACTTGAAAGCCTTCGTGGCTTAGACCATCTTTAAGTAGCTGTCCCAAGGATTGATCATCTTCAACCAATAAAACCCTCATGCCTCTTGTAGCTTTATGTATTCTTCTATCTTAAGAATTTTTAATATATCCCTATAAGGTTGAAGTGCTACCTCCAGCTCCTGTTCAAACCTATCCTGCCCAAGCACATTATAGCTTAAATCCAACAAAAATTGCAAAAAGCCAAAGGCTTCTCCTTCATCCCTTGGTCGTCTTCTGTAAAATATGGTGCCTTCTTGGTATTTTAGCACCTCTGAAGAAGACAGTTGAGAGAGTATTACATGATTAAGGTGGCTTGCATGTTTCAAAAGGATGCCATATATAAGGTTAAGCAAGAAGAGATAAACCACATCTTTTATATTTTCCATGGATTGATAAAAGGTAATGTCAACGTATCCTATTTTTTCAAATGATATTTTGTTTATGACCTTCATGCT
Proteins encoded in this region:
- a CDS encoding SCO family protein produces the protein MRKLTFLIVLLLAFVASCKKQHEFYGHLFDQPAYNFELTDHNGKRVRLSDYTSQGKIVLIFFGYTHCPDVCPTALETMAKMMNYLRPEEAQKVQVLFISVDPERDTEEVLKGYVPYFNPTFIGLRGSEEEIRKVAKEYKAYYKKVEGQSAGGYLIDHTATIYLITPDNKIKLLYTPSKQDPQKMAEDIKFLLKD
- a CDS encoding HAMP domain-containing histidine kinase; translated protein: MSVRLKALILFFSLYIGSVFLLSFFSLLLIRSSLYEYTLNYMEYQVNPLIDFYKKYYKNPNFYAKLLAEDVVSREIASILVDEKGRVLNKESFLEGSMPEVEEEEIKQMLKEKKGVGKEYAFIVKEIGHYKLIILGKLEGIRKIEHRILIFTAILVLFISLPASLLAVFSIKRLLEPLSYLRDISERISKGQLDIEIKVSGRRDEFGLLEEAYANMVERLKSIILWQREFIRNITHALKTPLAYIKGQMELLQMGAYGEEKLREIYSRVYAQSEKMERLITQLATIMRLESQMPLKVERVSINQLFAEIEEEYEFIKEERNFFVDYLEEDKEIEVDKEYFKLALRNLIENAYKYSEKGARISLYFKDGCIVVEDEGIGMEHPEKAGELFYREATDKDGSGLGLYIVRLIAQKSGMDMKIESKKGLGTKVSLCYNFKL
- a CDS encoding response regulator transcription factor; the encoded protein is MRVLLVEDDQSLGQLLKDGLSHEGFQVDWVRDGYSAINKIMEEDYELVILDIMLPKMDGLRVCKKIRETKDIPIIMLTAKAQIEDKVEGLSAGADDYITKPFSFKELIARIRAVLRRYKKNGPEVLKVGDLELRLKSLEVYYKGSKIHTTQKEFNLLKLLMERAGSAISRDEIYAKVWGYSYGEGSNIVDVYIKNLRNKLGDKDHKLIKTVRGYGYMLSLEDVS